The Streptomyces sp. ALI-76-A nucleotide sequence GTCGTCGTGGGTGTCGGCCAGGTAGTGCGCCAGGGTGCACCGGTGCAGTGGATCGCCGTCCTGGCCGATCTCCGCCCACAGGTCCAGCAGGCGGTGCCGGGCCTCCTCGCGGTCACCGGCGTGATGCAGGATGACCACCTGCCCGATCCGGGTCAGCACGGCATCCGCGGCCTCCTGCCCCTGTCGCTTCGCCACTGCGCCCTCCGCCCGCTCGTCGGCTGTCCCTGCCGACGCTAACCGCACCCACCGGCGATCCCGGTCAGGCGGCACCGGGCCGGTGCGCGAGGAACGGCCCGGCGGCCGACCGGGTGAGCGGCCTCGCGGTGTCCGGGCGGCCGGGGATGCCCGCAGCCGGCCCGGCGGTGCCGGCGCGCGGCGGTCAGCCCAGGTCCGGAACGCGCCAGTCGATCGGCGCGTGGCCCTGCCGGGCGATCGCCTCGTTGATCTGGGTGAACGGGCGGGAGCCGAAGAACTTCTTCGCCGACAGCGGGGAGGGATGCGCGCCCTTGACCACCGCGTGCCGGGTCTCGTCGATCAGCGGGAGCTTCTTCTGGGCGTAGTTGCCCCAGAGCACGAAGACCGCCGGGTCGGGCCGGTCGGCCACCGCGCGGATCACCGCGTCGGTGAACTTCTCCCAGCCCTTGCCCTTGTGCGAGTTGGCCTCGCCGCCGCGGACCGTGAGCACCGCGTTGAGCAGCAGCACGCCCTGCTGGGCCCACGGCATCAGATAGCCGTTGTCCGGAACGGGCAGGCCCAGCTCCGCCTGCATCTCCTTGTAGATGTTGCGCAGCGAGGGCGGGGTCTTCACCCCCGGGCGCACCGAGAAGCACAGGCCGTGTCCCTGACCCTCGCCGTGGTAGGGGTCCTGGCCGAGGACCAGGACCTTCACCCGGTCGTACGGCGTGGCGTCCAGCGCGGCGAAGACCTCCTCGCGCGGCGGGTACACAGGACCCCTCGCCCGCTCCTCCTCGACGAACTCCGTCAGCTCCTTGAAGTAGGGCTGCTGCAGTTCGTCGCCCAGAACCCCGCGCCAGGACTCGGGCAGCATGGCGATGTCGGTCACGTCAATTTCCTTACGGTGTGCGGTCACTACGACGTGCGGTCACGTCCAGGCCACAGAACCTACCGGCGAGCACTGACAATCACCGCCGAGAGCGCCGAACCCGCCCCTACCAGCTGGTCTTCCGGTACAACTGCCACATCGTCATGATCGTCGAGGGGTCCAGCGCACGTTCGGCGCCCGAGATATCCGCGTTGACCGCGATGTACTGCCGCCCCTGCCACAGCGGCAGCAGCCGCGCGTCGTCGACGAGGATCTGCTGGGCCTCCTCGAAGTCCTCCTCCACGTCGGCCCGGTCGCTCTCGCCGCGCGACTTGGGCAGCAGCACACCGGTGATCCGGGGCGCCGGGTAGGGCGTACCGAGCGCGTTCTCGTCGCCCACGAACGGGGCGATGAAGTTGTCGGCGTCCGGGAAGTCGGGGAACCAGCCCCGCCCGAACACCGGGTACTCGCCCTTCTGATAGCCCTCGACGTACGTCTTCCAGGGGCGGCTCTTCAGGGTGATCGTGAACAGCCCGGAGTCCTCCAGCTGCTTCTTCAGCTCCTGGAACTGCAGGGCGGTCTCGGAGCCGTAGCGGTCGGTGGTGTACCAGAAGGTGAGCGGGACGCGCTCGGTGATGCCCGCGTCGGAGAGGAGCCGGCGGGCCTTGGAGGTGCTGGGGTTGCCGTAGTCGTCGAAGAAGCCCGTGGTGTGACCGGTGAGGCCCGCCGGGACCATCGAGTACAGCGGGTCCACGGTGTCCTTGTAGACCTTGTGCACGATCGCCGCCCGGTCGACCACCTGGGCGACGGCCTGGCGCACGGCGAGCTTGTTCGCCCACGGGTCCTTCGGGTTGAACACCAGGTAGCTGATGTCGGTGCCGTAGCCCTCGACGAGCTGGAGGCTCTTGTCCTCCTTGCTCTCCAGGGAGACGATGTCGTCGGCCGCGAGGCCGCGGTAGGTGACGTCGATCCGCTGCTCCCGCAGCGCCTCGACCATGGTGCTCGAGTCCTGGAAGTAGCGGATCGTCACCGCGTCGTTTCTTCGCTTCGCGAAGCCCTCGTAGTTCGTGTTGCCGACGAGTTCGGCCTTCTCGCCCTCCTCGTAGGACCGCAGCACGTACGGCCCGGACCCGGACACCTTGCCGTCCTTGCGGAGGGAGTCGTCCGGGTATTCGTCGGGGTCGACGATGGACATGGCCGGGGTGGCGAGCACGAAGGGGAACGTGGCGTCGGGCTGGTTGAGGTGGAAGACCACTTCGTCGTCGCCCAGCGCCTGGACCCGCTCCAGGCTGCCCAGCAGGCCGGCGGGGCCGCTGGGTGCCTTGATGGCCTTGATCCGGTCGATGGAGTACTTCACCGCGTGCGCGTCCAGCGTGTGCCCGTCGGAGAACTTCACACCCTGGCGCAGCGTGCAGCGGTACGTGCGGTTGGAGGCGTCGGTGAACGCGCACTTCTCGGCGGCGTCGGGCTGGGGCGTGGTGGAGCCGTCCGGGTAGGCCAGCAGCGTCTGGTAGACGTTGCGGAACAGCTCCCAGGAGCCGTCCCAGGCCGCGGCCGGGTCCAGCGTGCTCGGCGCGCTGGTGGTGCCCACCACGATCGGCCCGCGGTCGTCGGAGGAGTCGGACGACAGGACGCCGCAGCCGGCGACCAGGGACGTCATGGACGCGATGGCCGCCACATTCCGCAGGCATCGGTTCCGGTTGAACACGCGCACGCTCCTCGATCTGCCGTACCAAGAGTCGGCAGACCATACCGCAGCGTCCCGCCCGCGGAACCTCCTCGTGAAACCCGTTCTTGATCGATATGTCATGACGACGTTGTCATCGCCCTGCGGGCCTCCGGTACGCCGACACGGGCGCCGCTTTCGTCAACGGGCGCCCGTGTCGAGGTGCTGGAGGGACCGGGTCAGCCCACGCCCGCGTTCAGGAAGATGCCGCCGTCCACGACGAGTGTCTGACCGGTGATCCAGTCGGACTGTTCCGACGTGAGGAAGGCGGCGGCGCCGCCGATGTCGGAGGGCACGCCGAGACGGCCCAGCGGGTAGGCCGCGGCGGCCTCCGCCTCCCGGCCCTCGTACAGGGCCTGCGCGAACTTGGTCTTCACGACGGCCGGGGCGATGGCGTTGACCCGCACCACCGGCGCGTACTCGTGCGCCAGCTGGAGAGTCAGGTTGATCATCGCGGCCTTGCTGATGCCGTAGGCACCGATGAAGGGCGAGGCGGAGACGCCCGCGACGGAGGCGATGTTGACGATCGCGCCGCCGTTGTCCTTCTGCCAGGCGTGCCAGGTCCGCTGCGCGAAGCCGAGGGCCGAGACCACGTTGGTCTCGAACACCTTGCGCGCCACGTTCAGGTCGAGGTCGGCGATCGGCCCGAACACCGGATTGGTACCGGCGTTGTTGACCAGGTAGTCGACGCGGCCGAAGGCCTCCATCGTGCGCTCGACGGCGACGGCCTGGTGGGCCTCGTCGTGGGCCTTGCCCGCGACGCCGATGACCCGGTCGGCGCCGAGCTGCTCGACGGCCTCCTTGAGGGCGTCCTCGTTGCGGCCGGTGATGCAGACACGGTCGCCGCGCGCGATCAGCGCCTCGGCGACGCCGTAGCCGATGCCTCGGCTGGCGCCCGTGACGAGCGCGACCTTGCCGGAGAGTGCGGGGAGTTCCACCGAAGTCATGTTCCTGATCCCCTAGTCGAGCGGTCCGCCGGCCACGTACAGCACCTGGCCGGAGACGAAGCCGGCGGCCTCGCCGGTGAAGAAGGCGATGGCGTTGGCGATGTCGTCCGGCTCGCCGACCCGCTGTACCGGGATCTGCGTGGCGGCGGCGGCCTTGAACTCGTCGAAGCCCATGCCCACGCGCGCGGCGGTCGCGGCGGTCATGTCGGTGGCGATGAAGCCGGGGGCCACGGCGTTGGCGGTGATCCCGAACTTGCCGAGCTCGATGGCGAGGGTCTTGGTGAAGCCCTGGAGGCCCGCCTTGGCGGCCGAGTAGTTGGCCTGGCCGCGGTTGCCGAGCGCGGAGGACGAGGAGAGGTTGACGACCCGGCCGAAACCGGCGTCCACCATGTGCTTCTGGACGGCCTTGGTCATCAGGAACGAGCCGCGCAGGTGCACGTTCAGGACGGTGTCCCAGTCGGAGACGCTCATCTTGAACAGCAGGTTGTCGCGGAGCACGCCCGCGTTGTTGACGAGGATCGTCGGGGCGCCGAGCTCCGCGACGACCCGCGCGACGGCCGCCTCGACCTGGGCCTCGTCGGAGACGTCCGCGCCGACGGCGATCGCCTTGCCGCCCGCCGCGGTGATCTTCTCGACGGTGTCCTTGCAGGCGGCCTCGTCGAGATCGATCACCGCGACCGCGCGGCCCTCGGCGGCCAGTCGTACGGCGGTGGCGGCTCCGATGCCGCGCGCTCCGCCGGTGACCACGGCGACCCGTTGCTCAGTGGTGGACATTGCTGGTTCTCCTCGCCCTCGAGAAGGACGCCCATCTGGTGAGCGACCGCTTAGTACCTTCAGCAGACGTGACGCTAGAAGCCCTGGCACCCGGTGTCAACGGCCCATCGGGCGGGTGTGATCCATTACCTGCCCGCCGACCCCCAGGACGGGCCGCTCCCGTCCGCCGTCGTCCCGCGCGGGGACCCGCCGGAGCCACCCGATCGGCCCCGCGCCGCGCGCCCCCGCGCGGCGTCGCCCCTAGCGTCGGAGCGCGGGCCACTCGTGGCCGGAAAGGAGGCGCTCCATGCGCCGTCGTACCGGTGCCGTCGGCACGCTGATCGCGATCACCGCGCTCGTGCCGCTGGCCTACACCGCTCACGCACAGGATCTGGACTGCAGCGACTTCACCTACCGGGAGGAGGCGCAGGCCGTGTTCGACTCGGACCCGAGTGATCCGAACCGACTCGACGAGGACCGGGGGACCGACGACGGCATCGCCTGCGAGGTGCTGCCCCGGCGCGGAGCCCCCGTCACCTCCTCGACCACCGCCCCGCGCCGCTCCACGACGCCCACACCCGCCGTGACTCCCCCGTCGGCCGCGACTCCCACGGCCGACGCCCCGACGCGGGGCGTGCGCGGCGGAGTGGGCGGCGCGTCGACCTCCGGCTGGAGCGGCTGGGACGTGGGAATGGGCATCGCCTTCGTCGCCGGCGGCCTGCTCGGGGCCGGCTATGTGGTGAAGCGACGGAGGGTGTGACGGGCGGGGGCTGTGGCGTGGCCGCACCTCTGGCGGCGGGGCGAAGCCTCAACCAGCAGGCACCCGCGGCCGGGTGACAGGGCGCCAGCATGCCGGTGGCCCCAACGGCCCCCAGCGCCCGCCCCCGTGATCCGGCGTCAACCACCGCACCGAGCCGGGGCGTTGTCGTCGGCTCCCGCCCTGACCGGAGCACGCAGGCCATGCGGCCCCCCGGGCCACGTCACGGCCCCGCCTCACCCGGCATCACACGCCAGGTCACCGCACCAGCAGGTCGAGCAACCGGTCCGCCTCCGCGGCCGGGTCGGTGGTCAGTCCGGTGTGCACGGGGCCCGGCTGGACGATCGTCGAGCGTGGGGCGATGAGCCAGCGGAAGCGCCGCCCGGGGTCGTCGGCCGCGGCCTGTCCGGCTGCCGCCCCGCCCGCGCAGACGCCCTCGACGGCGCGCAGGGCGGACCGTACGCCGGCCACGTCCACGTCCGGGTCGAGGGCCAGCAGCCTGGCCTCGTCGAGGTGGGTGCGCACACCGACGTACGCCTCGGCGCGGCAGTACACCAGCACCCCGGCGTTGACGCACTCGCCGCGCTCGACCCGGGGCACGACCCGCAGCAGCGCGTACTCGTAGACGTTCCGCTCGCTCACTGGTCCCCCTGAAGACGCTCGTGGATGACGGCCGCGCGGGCCAGCAGGGGCCGCGCGTAGGCCCGCCGGAGGTCGTCCGGGCTGTCGAAGCCGGGCTCGTCGGCCAGCCAGACGTCCGGGACGTAGGCGGTGACCTCGGCGAGGAGGTCCTCCGTGACCAGGGGCGCCAGTTCCGCGGCCGCCTTGGCGACGTCCGGGCCGAAGGGTCTGAGGGCGTGGTCCGAGATGTCGTAGGGCCGGGCGGCGGAGGTCTCGGCGCCGGGCCAGTTGTGCTGCCAGATCATGGTCGCGCCGTGGTCGATGAGCCACACCTCGCCCTGCCGGCGCAGCAGGTTGGGGTTGCGCCAGGAGCGGTCGACGTTGTTCACCAGGGCGTCGAACCAGACGATCCGTCCGGCCTCCTCGGGGCTCACCGCGAAGGCGAGGGGGTCGAAGCCGAGCGCTCCGGAGAGGAACTCCATGCCGAGGTTGCGTCCCGCGCTGGAGCGGAGGAGTTCCTGCACCTCCTGGTCGGGCTCGGCCAGTGCCAGCACCGGGTCCAGGTCGAGGGTCACCAGCGGGGGCACCCGGAAGCCGAGCCGCCGTGCGAGTTCCCCGCACACGACCTCGGCGACCAGCGTCTTGCGGCCCTGTCCGGCGCCGGTGAACTTCATGACGTACGTGCCGAGGTCGTCGGCCTCGACCAGACCGGGCAGCGACCCGCCCTCACGCAGGGGCGTGACATAGCGGGTCACGATGGCTTCCTTGAGCATCGGCCCAGGTTACCGGGGGGTGGATGAACAACCGGCGCTCCGGCCCCGTACCTCTGGGCAGTTCAGAGGCACCTGTGGAAGGGACCGTCAGCATGGCCAGCGAATCGCACCATCCCGTTCCGGCACCGAGCCGTCGCGCCGTCGTGGCGGGTCTGGGCGCGGCGGGGCTCGCCGTCGCGCTGACCGCGTGCGGGTCGGACGACGACGCGTCCGGCTCGTCCGCCGACCCGGGGGCAGGACAGAGCGCCGGTGCCGGCACCGCGCTCGCGAAGACCTCCGACATACCGGAGGGCGGCGGCAAGGTCTTCAGCGACGAGAAGGTGGTGGTCTCCCAGCCGACGGCGGGCGACTACAAGGCGTTCTCGACCATCTGCACCCACAGGGACTGCCCGATGACGGACCTGAAGGAGGACGTGCTGTCCTGCTCCTGCCACGGCAGCCAGTTCTCCATCACCGACGGCAGCGTGAAGAAGGGCCCCGCGACCGAGCCGCTGGCCGCGAAACAGATCAGCGTGGCCGGGGAGTCGATCACGCTCGCGTGACCTGGGAGCGACCCTCCAGGCAGGCCAGTACCTCGTCCGTGGTCGCGACCGTGGCGACCAACGCGAGGGTGTGGCGGATCATCGCCGGGATGTAGTCGGAGGGCACCCCGGCGATGGCGTCCGTCGGCACGACCGCGGTGTAGCCGCGGTTGACGGCGTCGAAGACGGCGTTGGGAATCGCCACGTTGGCCGAGACCCCGGTCACGACCAGCGTGCGGCAGCCCAGGTTGCGCAGCAGCGCGTCGACCTCGGTGCCCTGGATCGGCGACAGCCCGTGCAGCCGCCGTACGACGATGTCCTCCCCGGTGACCTCGACGGGCGCCGCCACCCGGACGGCGGTCGTGCCCGACAGCTGCTGGACGGGCAGCCGTTCGGCGGCGCGGAAGAGGCGGGCGTTGCGGCTGGCGCCGCGGCCGTCCGGGCGGCGTTCGGCGATCGCGTGGATCACCTGGACGCCGCTCGTGTGCGCGGCGGCGACCAGCCGGGCGACGTTGGCGAGGGCGCCCGAGGAGTGCGCCTGCTCGGCGAGCTCGGGCAGGGCGCCGTCGGGTCCGACGACACCGTGCTGGCACTCGACGGTGAGCAGGACGGTGGTCGCGGGGTCGAGGAGTTCGCTGAGCTGTTCGTACGACGGCACGGCTCCCCCTGGTCGCCGACGGGGCGGAGCGGAGAGACTAACCACCATTGCGTGCGGACGGAAGACGACCCATCGTTTTCTGACGTGATGTCAGAGGATCTCCTCTGGCACGACGTGAGAGAAATGAGGGGGCCGGATGACCGTCACACAGCGCCGGGGCCGGAAGATCATGATGACGCCGGGTGAGCTGGACGAGTTCCTCACCAGTCAGCGCACCTGCCGGGTCGCCACCGTGTCCACGGACGGCGCTCCCCATGTGAGCACCCTCTGGTTCGCCTGGGACGGCACGTCGATGTGGCTGTACTCGGTGGTGCGCAGCAAGCGCTGGAGCGATCTGCGGCGCGATCCACGGGTGGCGATCGTGGTCGACACGGGCGAGGAGTACGACGAGCTGCGCGGCGTCGAGCTGTCCGGGGCCGTGGACTTCGTGGGCGAGGCCCCGCGCACCGGGGAGCTGTGCGCGGAACTCGACCTTCCCGAGACGCTGTTCGCCCGCAAGAACTTCCGCCTGGAGGAGATGCCGCACGACGGGCGGCACGCGTGGGTGCGGCTGACGCCCGAGAAGATCGTCTCCTGGGACTTCCGCAAGCTGGGGTCGCAGTAGCTACGCCAGCTTCTCGGCCGCCGCCTCGAACGCCTTCACCGCCGCCCGGATCGACGGGCGGCGGTCGGCGTCCGCGCGCCAGACCACGTACACGTGCCGGCGCACCCGCTGTCTCAGCGGGACGGTGACGACCTCCGGCGGCATCGGGTGCCGGCCCAGCAGGGGCGCGATACACACTCCCAACCCGGCTGCCACCAGCGCGAGTTGGGTGTGCGTCTCGGCGGCGCGGTGGCCGATGATCGGCTCGATGCCCTTGGAGCGCAGCGTGAACATCAGCCACTCGTGGCAGAACTCGCCCTCGCCCCAGGTGATCCACTCGTCCTCGGCGAACTCGGCGAGGTCCACCTCCTCGCGGCCCGCGAAGCGGTGGCCGGCCGGCATCGCCACGTCGGCGGGGTCGTCCAGGATCGGCGCCTTGACCAGGCCGTCAGGCAGCGCCATCGGCTTGTTGTACCAGTCGAGGACCACCGCGAGGTCGAGGTCGCCGCGGATCACCCCGGCGATACCGCTCTCGGGCTCCAGCTCCGAGGAGCGGATCCGCAGCGCCGGGTGCTGGGCGCGCAGCGCGGCGAGCGCGGAGGGGAACAGGCCGCGCGCGGCGGTCGGGAACGCCGCCACTCTCAGCTCGCCGACGACCTGTCCGCGCTGGGCCTCCAGGTCCGACTGGGCGAGTTCGACCTGCGACAGGATGCGCGCCGCGTGCTCGGCGAGCAGCCGGCCGGCGTCCGTGAGCCGCACCCCCCGCCCGTTCTTGGCCAGGAGCCGCTGCCCGACCTCCCGCTCCAGCTTGGACATCTGCTGCGAGACGGCGGACGTCGTGATGTGCAGGCCCCCTGCCGCGCCGCTGACCGAGCCGTGCCGGGCCAGGGCGTCGAGGGTGCGCAGGCGCTCCAGGTTCAACATGTAAGCGATACTACGAGATACCGCTCGAAAATCTCGCTTGTCCTACGAGGTTGTGGACAGCATCGTGGTCCTCATGACCACCGTCACCGCCACCCCGAGGTCGACCGCGACCACCTCCCGTCCTCGCCCCCGCCCCGCCCTGGACTGGCGGCTGCGCTTCGGCGTCCTCTCGCTGATCTGGGGGTTCAGCTTCCTGCTCATCAAGGTCGGCACGGAGGGGTACGCCCCCTTCCAGGTCACGCTCGGCCGCCTGGTGTTCGGTACGGCGGTGCTCGCCGCGGCGATGGCGGTCAGGCGGGAACGCCTCCCGCGCGGCGCACGCACCTGGGCGCATCTGACGGTTGCCGCCCTCCTCCTCAACGCGCTCCCGTTCTCGCTGTTCGCCTACGCGGAACTGACGATCCCGTCCACGCTGGCCGGGATCTGCAACGCGACCTCACCGCTGTGGGGCATGGCCCTGTCCCTGGTCGCCCTGTCCGAGGACCGGCCGACCCGGGTCAGGGTCGCCGGTCTCGGCCTCGGCTTCCTGGGTGTGCTGACGGTCCTCGGCGCCTGGCAGGGCTTCCATGGCCTGGACGCCGCGGGCACGGTGATGGCTCTGCTGGCCTCGCTCAGCTACCCGGTCGGCTGGATCTACGTCCGCCGCACCCTGGCCGGCACCGGCCACTCGAACCTGTCCCTGACCGGCGCCCAGCTGCTGCTGGCCACGCTCCAACTGGCGGTCGTCACCCCCCTGTTCACCAGCGTGCCGAGCCACTTCCCGATGGTCCCCCTGCTGGCCACCGCCGCGCTCGGCATCCTCGGCACGGGACTGGCGGTGCTCCTGCAATACGGCCTGGTCGCCGAGGTCGGTCCCACGACCGCCCAGATGGTCACCTACTTCATCCCGGTCATCGCCACGGCCGCCGGCGTGGCGATCCTCGACGAGCCGCTGACCTGGTCCACCCCGGTCGGCGCGGCGATCGTCCTGGCGGGCGCGGCACTCACGCAGGCGCGGCCGAAGCCGAGGCTCAGCACGTGACCGGTGAGCCGTGCTCCCGAGCGGGGGCCGGGCCGGTCCGACGACGTGAACGATCACGTCCGTCGGCGGGGCCGGCTTCGCCCCGGGCACGGTCACCACGCGGCGGCGCGGCGGCCCGGCGATCGCGTCGGCAGGCGCAGCGGCACACGCGGGCGAGGCCCGAGCCGGAGATCGGCCCCTGATCCCTCAGACGTGACTCCGGGCCAAAGCGGTGGCCGGTGCGACGGCGGAGACGATCGCGTCCGCCAGCGGAGCGGTCTCGTCCCGGGTCAGGGTCGCGACGGTGACCCGGATGCCCGGGGGCGCGCTCATCCGGAAGCGGGCGCCGGGGGCGACCGCCCAGCCGGCGTGCAGCAGCCGGGCGACGGCCCCGGTCTCGTCGGGGACCGGGATCCACACGTTCAGCCCGGAGCGCCCCCGGGCCTCGACCCCGCGTTCCGCGAGCGCGTCGATCAGCAGGTCCCGGCGCTCGCGGTAGGCCGCCGCCACGGCCCGCGAGTCCAGCGCTCCGTCGGCCCACAGCCGCAGCACGGCCCGCTGGACGATCCGGCCGACCCAGCCCGGCCCGAGCCGCTGCCGACCGCGCACCCGGTCGACGGTGACACGGTCCCCGGTGAGCACGGCGAGCCGCAGGTCGGGACCGTACGCCTTGGCGACCGAACGGACGAAGGCCCAGCTGTGGGTGGTGCCGGCCAGGGGATGCAGGGGGAGGTCGACGATGCCGTGGCCGTGGTCGTCCTCGATCAGCAAGGTCCGAGGGTGCTCCCGGAGCACGGAGCGCAGAGCACGCGCGCGTGAGGCGCTCACCGAGGCGCCGGTGGGATTCTGCGCCCGATCGGTGACGACCAGGGCGCGCGCCCCGGCGGCGAGGGCACGGCGTACGTCGTCGGGCAGGGGGCCGTCGTCGTCGACGCCCACCGGTACCGTGCGCAGCCCGAGCGCCGGAACGAGGTCGAGCAGGCTGCCCCAGCCCGGGTCCTCGACGGCGACGGTGTCGCCCGGCTTGAGGTGGGCGGCCAGGACGCGCTCGATGGCGTCGAGCGATCCGGACAGGACGGCGAGCGGCCCGTCCGGCACCCCGTCGGCGTCCATGCCGGCCCGCGCGAGGCGTGCCAACTCCGGTTCGACGGGGTCGTCTCCGTACAGGACCGGCTCCCGGTCGCCCTGCTCACCGGCCGCCGCGAACGCCTTCGCGAGGGACGGCAGCAGCGCCGGGTCCGGGTTGCCGCCGGCCACGTCCCGCACGCCCGGGGGGACGTCCACCCGGATGTGCTCGCGTCCGGTGGTGGCCGGCCTGGACCGCACCCGGCTGCCCCGGCGCCCGGCGGTCTCGATGACCCCGCGCTCCCGCAGCACGCGGTACGCGGCCGCCACGGTGTTGGGGTTCACGCCCAGCTCGGCCGCCAGCTCCCGCATGGCCGGCAGCAGTTGCCCCGGCT carries:
- the ung gene encoding uracil-DNA glycosylase translates to MTDIAMLPESWRGVLGDELQQPYFKELTEFVEEERARGPVYPPREEVFAALDATPYDRVKVLVLGQDPYHGEGQGHGLCFSVRPGVKTPPSLRNIYKEMQAELGLPVPDNGYLMPWAQQGVLLLNAVLTVRGGEANSHKGKGWEKFTDAVIRAVADRPDPAVFVLWGNYAQKKLPLIDETRHAVVKGAHPSPLSAKKFFGSRPFTQINEAIARQGHAPIDWRVPDLG
- a CDS encoding ABC transporter substrate-binding protein, with amino-acid sequence MTSLVAGCGVLSSDSSDDRGPIVVGTTSAPSTLDPAAAWDGSWELFRNVYQTLLAYPDGSTTPQPDAAEKCAFTDASNRTYRCTLRQGVKFSDGHTLDAHAVKYSIDRIKAIKAPSGPAGLLGSLERVQALGDDEVVFHLNQPDATFPFVLATPAMSIVDPDEYPDDSLRKDGKVSGSGPYVLRSYEEGEKAELVGNTNYEGFAKRRNDAVTIRYFQDSSTMVEALREQRIDVTYRGLAADDIVSLESKEDKSLQLVEGYGTDISYLVFNPKDPWANKLAVRQAVAQVVDRAAIVHKVYKDTVDPLYSMVPAGLTGHTTGFFDDYGNPSTSKARRLLSDAGITERVPLTFWYTTDRYGSETALQFQELKKQLEDSGLFTITLKSRPWKTYVEGYQKGEYPVFGRGWFPDFPDADNFIAPFVGDENALGTPYPAPRITGVLLPKSRGESDRADVEEDFEEAQQILVDDARLLPLWQGRQYIAVNADISGAERALDPSTIMTMWQLYRKTSW
- a CDS encoding SDR family oxidoreductase, whose protein sequence is MTSVELPALSGKVALVTGASRGIGYGVAEALIARGDRVCITGRNEDALKEAVEQLGADRVIGVAGKAHDEAHQAVAVERTMEAFGRVDYLVNNAGTNPVFGPIADLDLNVARKVFETNVVSALGFAQRTWHAWQKDNGGAIVNIASVAGVSASPFIGAYGISKAAMINLTLQLAHEYAPVVRVNAIAPAVVKTKFAQALYEGREAEAAAAYPLGRLGVPSDIGGAAAFLTSEQSDWITGQTLVVDGGIFLNAGVG
- the fabG gene encoding 3-oxoacyl-ACP reductase FabG; its protein translation is MSTTEQRVAVVTGGARGIGAATAVRLAAEGRAVAVIDLDEAACKDTVEKITAAGGKAIAVGADVSDEAQVEAAVARVVAELGAPTILVNNAGVLRDNLLFKMSVSDWDTVLNVHLRGSFLMTKAVQKHMVDAGFGRVVNLSSSSALGNRGQANYSAAKAGLQGFTKTLAIELGKFGITANAVAPGFIATDMTAATAARVGMGFDEFKAAAATQIPVQRVGEPDDIANAIAFFTGEAAGFVSGQVLYVAGGPLD
- a CDS encoding excalibur calcium-binding protein, with the protein product MRRRTGAVGTLIAITALVPLAYTAHAQDLDCSDFTYREEAQAVFDSDPSDPNRLDEDRGTDDGIACEVLPRRGAPVTSSTTAPRRSTTPTPAVTPPSAATPTADAPTRGVRGGVGGASTSGWSGWDVGMGIAFVAGGLLGAGYVVKRRRV
- a CDS encoding DUF3037 domain-containing protein — translated: MSERNVYEYALLRVVPRVERGECVNAGVLVYCRAEAYVGVRTHLDEARLLALDPDVDVAGVRSALRAVEGVCAGGAAAGQAAADDPGRRFRWLIAPRSTIVQPGPVHTGLTTDPAAEADRLLDLLVR
- a CDS encoding HipA family kinase, giving the protein MLKEAIVTRYVTPLREGGSLPGLVEADDLGTYVMKFTGAGQGRKTLVAEVVCGELARRLGFRVPPLVTLDLDPVLALAEPDQEVQELLRSSAGRNLGMEFLSGALGFDPLAFAVSPEEAGRIVWFDALVNNVDRSWRNPNLLRRQGEVWLIDHGATMIWQHNWPGAETSAARPYDISDHALRPFGPDVAKAAAELAPLVTEDLLAEVTAYVPDVWLADEPGFDSPDDLRRAYARPLLARAAVIHERLQGDQ
- a CDS encoding Rieske 2Fe-2S domain-containing protein, with product MASESHHPVPAPSRRAVVAGLGAAGLAVALTACGSDDDASGSSADPGAGQSAGAGTALAKTSDIPEGGGKVFSDEKVVVSQPTAGDYKAFSTICTHRDCPMTDLKEDVLSCSCHGSQFSITDGSVKKGPATEPLAAKQISVAGESITLA
- a CDS encoding isochorismatase family protein, with product MPSYEQLSELLDPATTVLLTVECQHGVVGPDGALPELAEQAHSSGALANVARLVAAAHTSGVQVIHAIAERRPDGRGASRNARLFRAAERLPVQQLSGTTAVRVAAPVEVTGEDIVVRRLHGLSPIQGTEVDALLRNLGCRTLVVTGVSANVAIPNAVFDAVNRGYTAVVPTDAIAGVPSDYIPAMIRHTLALVATVATTDEVLACLEGRSQVTRA
- a CDS encoding pyridoxamine 5'-phosphate oxidase family protein → MTVTQRRGRKIMMTPGELDEFLTSQRTCRVATVSTDGAPHVSTLWFAWDGTSMWLYSVVRSKRWSDLRRDPRVAIVVDTGEEYDELRGVELSGAVDFVGEAPRTGELCAELDLPETLFARKNFRLEEMPHDGRHAWVRLTPEKIVSWDFRKLGSQ
- a CDS encoding LysR family transcriptional regulator, whose translation is MLNLERLRTLDALARHGSVSGAAGGLHITTSAVSQQMSKLEREVGQRLLAKNGRGVRLTDAGRLLAEHAARILSQVELAQSDLEAQRGQVVGELRVAAFPTAARGLFPSALAALRAQHPALRIRSSELEPESGIAGVIRGDLDLAVVLDWYNKPMALPDGLVKAPILDDPADVAMPAGHRFAGREEVDLAEFAEDEWITWGEGEFCHEWLMFTLRSKGIEPIIGHRAAETHTQLALVAAGLGVCIAPLLGRHPMPPEVVTVPLRQRVRRHVYVVWRADADRRPSIRAAVKAFEAAAEKLA
- a CDS encoding DMT family transporter → MTTVTATPRSTATTSRPRPRPALDWRLRFGVLSLIWGFSFLLIKVGTEGYAPFQVTLGRLVFGTAVLAAAMAVRRERLPRGARTWAHLTVAALLLNALPFSLFAYAELTIPSTLAGICNATSPLWGMALSLVALSEDRPTRVRVAGLGLGFLGVLTVLGAWQGFHGLDAAGTVMALLASLSYPVGWIYVRRTLAGTGHSNLSLTGAQLLLATLQLAVVTPLFTSVPSHFPMVPLLATAALGILGTGLAVLLQYGLVAEVGPTTAQMVTYFIPVIATAAGVAILDEPLTWSTPVGAAIVLAGAALTQARPKPRLST
- a CDS encoding aminotransferase class I/II-fold pyridoxal phosphate-dependent enzyme, with the translated sequence MLEEYRIEGRGAAEISASVERAVGAGQLEPGQLLPAMRELAAELGVNPNTVAAAYRVLRERGVIETAGRRGSRVRSRPATTGREHIRVDVPPGVRDVAGGNPDPALLPSLAKAFAAAGEQGDREPVLYGDDPVEPELARLARAGMDADGVPDGPLAVLSGSLDAIERVLAAHLKPGDTVAVEDPGWGSLLDLVPALGLRTVPVGVDDDGPLPDDVRRALAAGARALVVTDRAQNPTGASVSASRARALRSVLREHPRTLLIEDDHGHGIVDLPLHPLAGTTHSWAFVRSVAKAYGPDLRLAVLTGDRVTVDRVRGRQRLGPGWVGRIVQRAVLRLWADGALDSRAVAAAYRERRDLLIDALAERGVEARGRSGLNVWIPVPDETGAVARLLHAGWAVAPGARFRMSAPPGIRVTVATLTRDETAPLADAIVSAVAPATALARSHV